cccaagcaagAGCTCGAGAGCGAGCTCGGCAGCTGATCATCCGACGTAATGGAACGAGCGGCCAATCAAAATCGGCGTCGTCTAGGAGAAGGAAAATAATGAACCAATTAGGGTACAACTTAATTAaaattaacacaaaaaaaaagttaaaattgcaACATTTGTTTGAAACGGGTCCTACCGAGGCGGCAAAGATAGTCCCCACCAAGGAAATTgacttttaaaattattaaagCTTGTGacgtctttttctttttttttttttttttagtgcttgcACATGCGCAGTTCCTCAGACGGATTAAATCATGTGGTCGAAAAAGAAACATTTGTTACTTTTTTAATTATCATAAATATAATCAACGCTTTTTTCCTTGAGAGACTAAGGTGATATTCAtgtaactgaaaaagaaaaaaaatttcgtTTGGTGTTTGGATAACGTTAGATCAGCGGAGGGCGTGCGCGCTTAAGAGGTTGTCGCGCGCCGGAGAGCTCGACGACCCTTGAGCGTGCATGcatattatttattaatatattattgggggttttttttccattatttctcCGCGCAAAGCGTTCTAAATGCCATTCCGTCGCTGCTgccttttatttctttaaatatagtttctttttcttcctaGCTGTATCGCGCcgctccctcctcctttccccgcCCCTCCGTGTCCacggcaagatggctgcctccttgcGCGGTGTGCTGTGGAGAGCGGTGGCCGTCGTCAGGGGCCCCCAGTTCCAGGTAGAAAGGCGGGACCGGTGCGGCAGGTGGAAGGAACAGGATTTCGGGGAAGCCTTGgttctatttttatttactttggaGGTCCAGGGGTCGCTTTAACTCTTGCTCCGTTGCATTCTGGGACTGGTAGTCCTGACGGGTACCGCAGGCTTGTCCATAACGCAGCATTGTACCCGCTCTGTGCCACCTCTTTGTCTCCAATTTTTCGTACTGAGGGTGTACCGTTTAACAGTCACGGGTttcccgaccccctcaaaaagCTTACTACTCCTATTCGGAATACTTATATACATAATATGAACGTTAAgtgatttttttaattgaaagtcACAGTAAATTGGTGACAGTGGTGGGATTGGAACCTGGATCAGCCGGTGTCACAGCACTAAACCGCACACAGTGACAGTCGTGTGGCGTCCGAGTCTGCAGGTGTTACAACTTGAGCTCTCAATGATAGACTGTAATAATAGAGCGAGAGTtggtggcagtagtgggattGACTGGAACCTGGGTCCGCAGCTCTAGGCTATTGCACAGTCGGTGGCAACAACAGAGGAGGGATTTGAGTCTGGGGCTACATGTCCTTTAGCTCTGAGCTTTCAGTACCAAGCTGTCAAACAGTGAGAAATGGTGGGAACAAGTGGGATTGGAGAAAATAGCAATTCTAATGTCCTCCTTTAAACAATTATCATGACTTTATTGTATAGAAAAAGTTAAAGCATTCATAAGTAAACTCATCATAGCTTGTTGGAAAGACATCATAATACAGTATTGTGGACCAACATAACACCCATGTATGAAAAGCTGATTATTTGCTCCACATGTATAAATCGGGTTATATATAATCATTGTTTAGTTGACTTGCTGATTGTTTCATCAGTGGCTGAATGCTTGTAATATCCATTTGAAATTTatgtgagatatatatatatatatatataggaagcCTGATGAGAGGAACAATCTACTTGCCTATCAGAGTTTTCATCCCACTGTTTTCAAACAAAATCTACCAGTGGGCCAGTTCCTCCATTTACAAATGATTTGTTCTGATATTCAAtagtaaaaaacaaataaaaattaaggTTGAAAGACATTTACAAAAAGTTCACCCAAGTGCTATAATTAAACAGAACGCTGAGGACCTTCAGGACCAACAGACTTGTGTTTTAAGATATTCATCACTTTCCACTAAGATGTGTCAAATCATTCAGCATCACTGGCCTATTCTTGATTCTTTTTACAGTATAGGCCCCCCGGTGAGATTTGCTTTCTTGAGGATGGCATATAAAAGTAGTAGTTCAATCCAGTTCTCATTTTGAAGCCTCTGCGTCAACTACAGTGGATGCAGAAACATGCTCTAATTACATTATTTGCAGCATGCAGAATACAGATAAATATTTTACTGCCTCTAGTGGGAGAATATCTCCGATTGTAGGACAAGAATCGTGGTATATCTGCTACAATGCTCGTGTAGTTTACAATACATTGGACATACCCCTGATGCAGTCTTCTTGAAACAATGTTACATTGGGTGATTCTTGGAGGTTCCTATGATTCAAGAACCACTGCTGAGGAAATGGGCAAATTCAAGGAAAGTAAAACTTTTACATGCCTAAGAAAtttaaattacaaacaaaaaaaaaaaagaattagggaCTTATGATTATATATGACCTGATTTAATCAGCTTTGCATgtatgggtgttatgatggtccacgATACTGCCTTATGATGTCTTTCTAATAAGAAATATTGAGTTTTCTTATGAGTGCTTGAACTTTGTATCGCATACTGTGCATTCAGATATTTGACTCTATTGGTTTGGTGAttagaaaaagttaaaaacaggAAACTAAGACAAAAAGGGCCACAGCGTCAGGAAGTCCATGACAAAGGTGGAACCTGATCACTTAAGTCTTATTACCTTACgagcatttgaaaaaaaaaaaaatagaggaggAAGAACCATGTAaaaaagtgtgtatatatatatttgtttttcccCATAAAAGATCCTGCAGAATAACAATGGATTACAAAACTCAAGATATTGCTTTGCAGAGCTGCTCCCTTCAGCCATCGGAACAACTGTATTTAAATAGTAACGATGGCTGATAAAGACCCAGGTGGTCCCAGTCTGCCCCACATTTTGCCCATGGCAggaactgccactctgtgcaggttacaacCATGCAttccgttaagggcagtaattcCTTACCAGGGCGAGTGGTGAGTCCTTGGTGCACTCAAGGAAAGGTGCCTGCCCCTCCTCCCATATTCCCCTCTTACTGTCTGTTCCTACAGGCGGCCCTTGCTGTTTGGGCTCCAGGGCTGAGACTCCAGTTCCTTAGCACGGACACGAAGATTGCAGATACGACTGCCACCTCGGCATTTGACACCAGCTCTCGCTATAAGGAGAAGCCTTGGGACTACTTGACAAGTGAAGGTACCCTCTCTTCCTCTTCGATGGAGACTGGTTGGACTTGTCTGTCTTTAGCCATGGATATTTAAcctttttgtaactgcttttttgtCCCCTGTAGAGTATTTGGAGAGGTACGGGGAGCGGCCCGTATGGGCCGACTATCGAAGAAACCACAAAGGTGGGATTCCTCCCCAGAAGACCAGGAAGACGTGCATTGTGAGTTATTCtcccagcttccctcccttgccTTTTCTCCCTCTCGCTGCAGTGTGCTCtagtacagggtggcccatggaaaagtagcctaccTGCGTGGCACTGGGGTGGGAGGTGGGCTAcgtttccatgggccaccctgtataatgcAATACTGTATTGTTTTCTTCTTGTTTCTAGTGAATTAGTAGAGGCCTGCTCCCTCCCATCTCACCCTTTCTGCAGTATATGATAGGATAGAGTAAAGCTCGCTATGTGCTGCTTACGCTGAGTGCTTGTCTTATAGATTGTCCTCATAGGCATCGCTATAGGGCAAGTGCcacccaaaaaatgttttgcactcACCTCAGATTTATGGATTAGATTGGGCATGGACACCGAGATGCAGTGCTGGCAAAGCCATGTGATCCTGCTTCAATCCACTCTCCCCAGGTGGCAGCAGGAGCTGCGTTTATGTGAACGTCTTCTCCTGCTGTCCTGGGGCCAGTCTCATGGTTCCTAGCGCGAGACCGGCCTGGCGGCAGCAGAAAATCATTTTGCATAAATGTGACGCCTGCTGCCATCCATGCCACGACCCTGGCCAGAGTTTGGGATGTTTAGGAAGCCAATGGCAACTGAAGAGGCCCGGCACCACACCATGGAGCCCCTCATACAGTGGCcaaagaagagaaagaggggacCTAGTGGCCTCCCATGGAGCTAGCAAACTCCATCcaactggtggctgaagagagaggGGCCTGGCGGTCTGCCACCGAGCCCATTCCGCACTggctgaagaaggaagaaagggAACCTGGTGGCCGAAGAGAGAGAAATCTAgcaggccactgcagagcccatactgcggcagcccaagaagaggccCGACAGGCCATCTTGGAGCCCATCTCAGCGTGGCTGAAgaagggagaggagcagaggaCCTGCTGTGTCTGCCAGCCAACTGGACACTGAAAAAGAGGCccagaagagagggggagagcgTGTGTCTGCGTGCAAGACCCTGTCTCAGGGGACAGGGAAgcacctgaaaggcagaatataaatcagataaatacaTTTCAGTCCGTTTCCCTAACTTGTGGGTCGGGTACCCATTCTCCTTCACCCTTGCGCTGTACGGGTTCCGCTCTCTAAATTTCTCCAGACTTTCTCTATTCTGGTTTCGGTGGGTGACATTTAAAAACAacaattctcccccccccctttttttcaatTGTCATGAGAGTAAATTCAGCCAATAACCAGAGAGAGGGGTTGCTGTTTTAAGCCCAGGCATTTTCTTTCCGGTCTGTGTAAGTATTTTGAGGGCCTTCTTTTCTTTAGATTGCAGCCGGGTTCGGGCCTCCGCAGTTCTGTTCAGTTGAGCAGGCTTCACCCGCTTCTCTTTGCCTGTGGCGTTGTGATGTGTCAAGGCCGCAGGAGAGGCTTTATCctgtacttctctctctctccctccctccctgtgtgTCAGCATCCTGCCATATCCTCCCTTCTCGCTGTCCTCCTTGGttctgatttgtctttttttttttttttgcccctcaCCCCTGCAGCGAGGAGATAAAGTTTCTGGGAATCCTTGCCCCATCTGCCGGGACCAGAAACTGGGCGTGGATTACAGGGTAAGTATCGCTGggattttccttcccccccaggcacagaaatggggttttttttgtcctttGTGTAACTCGGTTGGGGAATTGCTGGAGTGCAGTTCGAGATGTGAGATTCAGTCGAAGCTCCCTCCTCCAGCgtgcgtttttgttttttttgtaaccgCCTTACAGTGCTGCCTCTGCTGCGTGATGCGTTGCAGTCCCTCACTTGCACCCGGATCCCGccgctaaccccccccccccccctcctttttatTTCTCTGCCAGAACGTGAAGCTGCTGGAGCAGTTCATCTGTCCGCACTCAGGCAGCATGCTGGACGCCACGAGGACAGGTAGGGAGGTCCGTTCGACCCCTGGCAGGTTGCCGCCTGCGTGTCGTTTTCTCGTACCCCACAGGCACCAGAAATCTGCCCCTCTTGCCCCGGAGGCGGCTGCTTGCCTATTTCCTTTTTTGCTTATTCCGCACtccattttattttgctttggtaGGTGTCTGCATGAAGCAGCAGAAGAGCTTAACCAAAGCGATTGCGCAGGCACGGGACCATGGTAAGTGGAGTCCTGGAGGAAAGGGAAAGGCACTAATACAGAGAAACCCTGCAGGGAGCCGGGATCCCTTGGGTGCAAGTCCTTGTTTGGTGCTATAGGACTGGCAGACTTCATGGAGTATATGTTTAAAATGGAGGCGCGGGAACTCCCTGAAATATCACCCCAGCCCTgccttttctttgattttttttttttttttttttgccgagcCGTTTTCTCCTGCTTGGATCAGGAGGAGGAACCAGCACCCCGAGCCTTCACTCCTAACGaccttggggattttttttttcctggttttggGCTCTTaatttttggttttaattttatttttcctgggaatgtaTCAGGGTAttataataaggataaaaaaaatggagCAAAATCACAGCACAACTGGGCCCCAGCCAGCTAGTAGTTTAGACAAGGATCCCGAGGAGCTCACGAGGCAGTGTGCGCACGCACAGGACCACCCCCGTGGGTCCCATGTCTGGCCCCCATAGGATGTTGTCACCGGGGCGTTAGTTAATGCATGTCTGTCAGTCACAGACATTTGTGAGCGTAAAATGTACAGAGCAGATCCTTGGAAAGTGACCCCTCCTTTCTGCAATGTTCCAGGTCTGCTGCTGTTCCACATCCCTTTCATGGAGTTCCAGCCAAGGGAGGACTACAGCAACAGCCACAGCGCCGTCAGCAAGACAGCCCCTGCGCCCACCCTCCAGAACGGAGCAGCTTGGTACGCCTGGTACGAGTGGCAGCAGCCACCCGAGAAAGAGCTGGCCCGAGTGCGGAAGCTGTACAAACCGTACCTGAAGGAGGCGGCAGCGGCCAGCTAAGGGACTTCAACACTATCCCCTTCCGGCCAGCCTAGGCCTCTTCTACAGCTGTCTCAGCTAGGTCATGAAATAAAAATTGTCATCCCTATCCTTCACTAATACACACCACTTTCTAGAAACCATCATGGACCTGTCTGTGTTTatgatttaacaaaaaaaaagtgtggctcTGGGGACAGAGGCTGTCATCTCTGGGTGT
The DNA window shown above is from Rhinatrema bivittatum chromosome 19, aRhiBiv1.1, whole genome shotgun sequence and carries:
- the MRPS18B gene encoding 28S ribosomal protein S18b, mitochondrial; this translates as MAASLRGVLWRAVAVVRGPQFQAALAVWAPGLRLQFLSTDTKIADTTATSAFDTSSRYKEKPWDYLTSEEYLERYGERPVWADYRRNHKGGIPPQKTRKTCIRGDKVSGNPCPICRDQKLGVDYRNVKLLEQFICPHSGSMLDATRTGVCMKQQKSLTKAIAQARDHGLLLFHIPFMEFQPREDYSNSHSAVSKTAPAPTLQNGAAWYAWYEWQQPPEKELARVRKLYKPYLKEAAAAS